The proteins below are encoded in one region of Triticum aestivum cultivar Chinese Spring chromosome 1B, IWGSC CS RefSeq v2.1, whole genome shotgun sequence:
- the LOC123131002 gene encoding AP2-like ethylene-responsive transcription factor SMOS1 produces the protein MASPNPAAADASGLQKKLEAAAGGSEGPPPAYGAAVGVAVAEQAPPRRLAPARKERVCTAKDRISRMTPCAAGKRSSIYRGVTRHRWTGRYEAHLWDKSTWNQNQNKKGKQVYLGAYDDEEAAARAYDLAALKYWGAGTQINFPVSDYTRDVEEMQMISKEDYLVSLRRKSSAFSRGLPKYRGLPRQLHNSRWDASLGQLLGNDYMNLSCGKGIALDGKFAGSFGLERKIDLTNYIRWWVPKKTRQSDTSKAEEVADEIRAIEGSVQLTEPYKLPSLGLGSHSNPSSAGLSACSILSQSGAFKSFLEKSTKLSEECTFSKEIDEGKVVVSVPTTGHHTSPVDINMNGLLVQRAPYTLAPVMPTPMKSTWSPADPSADHLFWSNFILPSSQPVTMATITTTTFAKNEVSSSDPFKNQEYEHTK, from the exons atggcctcCCCCAACCCCGCCGCGGCCGACGCGTCGGGGCTGCAGAAGAAACTGGAGGCCGCGGCGGGGGGAAGCGAGGGGCCGCCACCCGCGTACGGCGCCGCGGTGGGGGTGGCGGTCGCGGAGCAGGCCCCGCCCAGGAGGCTCGCGCCGGCGCGGAAGGAGCGCGTCTGCACCGCCAAGGACCGCATCAGCCGCATGACGCCCTGCGCCGCCGGGAAGCGCAGCTCCATCTACCGCGGGGTCACCCG GCATAGATGGACAGGACGATATGAGGCTCACCTTTGGGATAAAAGCACATGGAATCAGAATCAGAACAAAAAAGGGAAACAAG TATATTTgg GCGCATATGATGATGAAGAGGCTGCGGCAAGAGCCTATGATCTTGCTGCATTGAAATACTGGGGAGCTGGAACACAGATAAATTTTCCT GTCTCCGATTATACAAGAGATGTTGAAGAGATGCAGATGATCTCCAAGGAGGACTATCTTGTATCTCTTAGAAG AAAGAGCAGTGCCTTCTCTAGGGGATTACCAAAATATCGTGGGCTTCCCAG GCAGCTCCATAATTCCAGATGGGATGCTTCTTTGGGACAACTACTTGGCAATGACTACATGAACCTCAGTTGTG GAAAGGGCATTGCACTGGATGGAAAATTTGCAGGAAGCTTTGGGTTAGAGAGGAAAATTGATTTAACAAATTACATTAGGTGGTGGGTACCAAAAAAGACACGGCAATCAGATACATCAAAAGCAGAAGAGGTCGCTGATGAAATCCGTGCTATAGAAGGTTCAGTGCAACTGACTGAACCCTATAAGCTGCCTTCTCTTGGCCTCGGTTCCCATTCAAATCCCTCTTCAGCGGGGCTATCTGCGTGCAGTATCTTATCTCAGTCTGGTGCCTTCAAAAGCTTCTTGGAGAAGTCTACAAAATTATCTGAAGAATGTACATTTAGCAAAGAAATAGATGAAGGAAAGGTTGTCGTGTCAGTACCTACTACTGGACATCATACATCTCCAGTTGACATTAACATGAATGGGTTGCTAGTACAAAGAGCTCCATACACATTGGCCCCTGTTATGCCTACACCAATGAAAAGTACCTGGAGCCCTGCCGATCCTTCCGCGGACCATCTATTTTGGAGCAACTTCATCTTGCCATCGAGTCAACCCGTCACAATGGCGACAATAACGACAACAACG TTTGCAAAGAATGAGGTGAGTTCAAGTGATCCATTCAAGAACCAGGAGTATGAACATACCAAATAG
- the LOC123092587 gene encoding sm-like protein LSM5 yields the protein MSQNNPSQLLPSELIDRCIGSKIWVIMKGDKELVGTLCGFDVYVNMVLEDVTEYEYTAEGRRITKLDQILLNGNNIAILVPGGSPPDAA from the exons ATGTCTCAGAACAACCCCTCCCAGCTCCTCCCCTCAG AGCTGATCGACCGGTGCATCGGATCCAAGATTTGGGTGATCATGAAGGGAGACAAGGAGCTCGTCGGCACCCTCTGCGGGTTCGACGTCTACGTCAACATGGTCCTCGAGGACGTCACTGAGTA TGAGTATACCGCCGAGGGCCGGCGCATTACGAAACTTGATCAGATCCTCCTCAATGGCAACAACATAGCCATC TTAGTTCCTGGTGGTTCACCGCCAGATGCTGCATGA